One window of Bactrocera tryoni isolate S06 chromosome 2, CSIRO_BtryS06_freeze2, whole genome shotgun sequence genomic DNA carries:
- the LOC120767400 gene encoding cytoplasmic protein NCK1 — MLEYPQRFARNIPDSSTASNVPINQQQHQHQLHHHNHNHQQSHQQPHVLIGNSSGGGLVGAHYHQQYPPQPYPATPGSPAHQHRHIPQQHATAIAVTASYQPRSQSQQQQQQQHQRTLSTASSCSAQHKSVTFGQVTAASNIAGYAGDYSGGSSSGNSSCGQQSMAGNMKHGKSQEDVCYVVAKYDYAAQGAQELDLRKNERYLLLDDSKHWWRVQNNRNLSGYVPSNYVKKEKPSLFDSIKKKVKKGSGSKTLPNCSPSRQIESPTMSRRLPPDPAEAIGTAIVKYNYQAQQPDELSLSKGTRILILEKSNDGWWRGQSGNAVGWFPSNYTTEDCDNDGEIHTYAMAENVLDIVVALYSFSSNNDQELSFEKGDRLEIVDRPASDPDWYKARNNQGQVGLVPRNYLQELNDYLATPFRNNSGGNGNGGGGGSSGGDSIDRRNDGMSAQSSPPMAPMERPNLAGKSWYYGAITRSQCDTVLNQHGHDGDFLIRDSETNMGDYSVSLKAPGRNKHFRVHVENSMYCIGQRKFHTLDQLVDHYQRAPIYTNKQGEKLYLVRPLPKANGT; from the exons ATGTTGGAATATCCCCAACGATTTGCTCGCAATATCCCCGATTCCTCAACGGCGAGTAACGTACCGATAAAtcaacagcaacatcaacatCAATTACACCATCATAATCATAATCACCAGCAATCACATCAACAACCACACGTACTGATAGGCAATAGTAGTGGTGGTGGCTTAGTCGGTGCCCACTACCACCAGCAATATCCACCCCAGCCCTATCCAGCAACACCGGGTTCGCCAGCACATCAACATCGGCATATACCACAACAACACGCAACAGCAATTGCAGTGACCGCCTCATATCAACCACGCTCACagtcgcagcagcagcagcagcagcaacaccaaCGCACCCTGTCGACCGCATCCAGTTGTAGTGCACAGCACAAGAGCGTGACCTTCGGTCAAGTGACGGCAGCGTCCAATATCGCCGGATACGCAGGCGATTAcagcggcggcagcagcagcggtAACTCCAGTTGCGGTCAACAATCAATGGCGGGCAACATGAAACACG GCAAATCACAAGAAGACGTTTGCTACGTTGTAGCCAAATACGATTATGCGGCGCAAGGTGCGCAAGAATTAGATTTGCGAAAAAATGAACGCTACTTACTGCTAGACGATTCAAAACATTGGTGGCGTGTGCAAAATAATCGCAATCTGTCAGGTTATGTACCTAGCAATTATGTGAAGAAGGAGAAACCGTCATTATTCGATAG CattaagaaaaaagtgaaaaaaggcTCCGGTTCGAAAACATTACCAAATTGTTCACCCTCAAGGCAAATTGAAAGTCCAACAATGTCACGACGTTTACCACCAGATCCAGCCGAAGCTATTGGCACTGCAATCgttaaatataattatcaaGCCCAACAGCCAGACGAACTGTCACTGAGCAAAGGGACACGTATTCTCATACTTGAAAAGTCAAACGATGGCTGGTGGCGTGGACAGAGTGGAAATGCCGTCGGCTGGTTTCCAAGTAATTACACAACTGAGGATTGTGATAATGACGGTGAAATACACACCTATGCCATGGCGGAGAATGTGCTCGACATTGTg GTCGCGCTTTATAGCTTCTCATCGAACAATGACCAAGAACTGTCATTTGAGAAAGGCGACAGACTCGAAATTGTGGATCGTCCAGCATCTGATCCAGATTGGTATAAGGCAAGAAATAATCAAGGTCAAGTCGGTTTAGTTCCACGCAACTATCTCCAAGAATTAAACGATTATCTAGCTACACCGTTCCGTAATAATAGTGGTGGCAATGGCAATGGCGGTGGTGGCGGTAGCAGTGGTGGTGATTCAATTGATCGTCGCAATGACGGCATGTCTGCGCAATCTTCACCACCTATGGCACCGATGGAACGGCCAAATTTGGCTGGGAAATCTTGGTATTATGGCGCTATCACCCGTAGCCAATGCGACACAGTATTGAATCAACATGGACATGATGGTGATTTCCTTATACGAGATAGTGAGACTAAT ATGGGTGATTATTCGGTTTCTCTTAAGGCGCCAGGCCGCAATAAACACTTCCGTGTACATGTTGAGAATAGCATGTACTGCATTGGCCAACGTAAATTTCACACACTAGATCAATTAGTAGATCATTACCAAAGAGCACCGATTTATACGAATAAGCAAggcgaaaaattatatttggtaCGACCGTTACCAAAGGCAAATGGCACGTAA
- the LOC120767666 gene encoding RCC1-like G exchanging factor-like protein yields the protein MFRSFKRIYRLPERQYTTKAKRSVLMQDKSKVLTYTPKVSDPKQRRVYAWGFQETGALGLQTNIRKAKERYTEMVHHPTRMQFSVNTDIIDIAAGYGFSAFAVQRSDGHTLFGSGLNTDSQLGFQVKGSLKEPSKLDVIIYPTAINLPRLENETDADMQVRCMSAGRAHLVVITQNGTIFTMGNNSYGQCGRAIIENEDYRGSALIHRISEKEICKPNDEIISVECGQDHTMFLTKLGCVYTCGWGADGQTGKGHYDTSGEIELAKGEIVDQRITKLACASDCVLALNDKGEVFGWGNSEYGQLDSSENADTQVNTPRALSLTKGIGKIKDIATGGSFCMLLNEDGLVYTWGYGILGFGPRVEQTSKPQQLLPPLFGRNDFSDKTHVTSIGCGVFHMGAINSDGDLFMWGKNRFGHLGLGHKKDQFFPFKTAVNGKVIKVAFGVDHTLALCRPFI from the exons ATGTTCCGAAGCTTTAAAAGGATTTATCGTCTGCCAGAACGTCAGTATACCACTAAAGCAAAGCGGAGCGTCTTAATGCAAGATAAATCAAAGGTTTTGA CTTATACCCCCAAAGTGTCAGATCCAAAACAGCGTCGAGTTTATGCTTGGGGGTTTCAGGAGACAGGCGCTCTGGGTCTTCAAACTAACATCCGAAAAGCGAAAGAACGCTACACAGAAATGGTCCACCATCCAACACGAATGCAGTTTTCAGTTAACACAGATATCATAGACATTGCGGCCGGCTATGGGTTCTCTGCCTTTGCAGTTCAACGATCCGATGGTCATACTCTTTTTGGCTCTGGATTAAACACTGATTCACAATTGGGATTTCAAGTTAAGGGTAGCTTAAAAGAGCCATCTAAATTAGATGTAATAATCTATCCTACCGCCATAAACCTTCCCAGGCTCGAAAATGAAACTGACGCAGACATGCAAGTGCGCTGTATGTCGGCTGGGCGAGCTCATTTGGTCGTAATTACACAAAATGGAACCATTTTTACTATGGGTAATAATTCATATGGCCAGTGCGGACGAGCTATAATCGAAAATGAAGACTATCGCGGTAGTGCGCTTATACACCGAATATCTGAAAAGGAAATTTGTAAGCCAAATGATGAAATTATTTCTGTAGAATGTGGTCAAGATCACACTATGTTCCTAACTAAACTGGGTTGTGTATATACTTGTGGGTGGGGTGCAGATGGTCAAACGGGAAAAGGACATTACGATACAAGCGGTGAAATTGAATTAGCCAAAGGTGAAATTGTTGATCAACGAATAACAAAGTTAGCATGCGCATCAGATTGTGTTTTGGCTTTAAATGATAAAGGTGAAGTATTTGGCTGGGGAAATTCTGAATATGGCCAACTCGATAGTAGTGAAAATGCCGATACCCAAGTCAATACACCTCGCGCATTATCATTAACTAAAGGCATTGGTAAGATTAAAGATATAGCAACAGGCGGATCGTTTTGCATGCTATTAAATGAGGATGGACTTGTATATACCTGGGGTTATGGTATACTAGGATTTGGTCCTCGAGTGGAGCAAACTTCGAAACCACAACAACTATTGCCACCTTTGTTCGGCCGCAATGACTTCAGTGACAAAACTCATGTGACGTCTATTGGGTGTGGCGTGTTTCATATGGGTGCGATAAACTCAGACGGTGATCTCTTTATGTGGGGCAAGAATCGTTTCGGCCATCTAGGCTTAGGCCATAAAAAAGATCAATTTTTCCCCTTCAAAACAGCAGTGAACGGCAAAGTAATAAAAGTTGCTTTTGGAGTGGATCACACACTGGCGCTGTGTCGaccttttatttaa